CCTGAAGAGAACCTAGAACACTGGGAGAAAATGACAGCCGGAGAATACGAAGAGAAATCCGCTGTCCTGCGTATCAAGACGGATATCAGGCACAAGGACCCTGCATTGCGTGACTTCGGTGCTTTCAGAATAGTCAAGACCCCGCATCCGCGTCCGGAGGTAGGAGATAAGTACTGTGTCTGGCCGTTGCTTGATTTTGAGGGTGCCATCGAGGACCATGAACTCGGTATGACCCACATTATCAGAGGCAAGGACCTGATGGACAGTGAGAAACGCCAGACCTATATCTACGACTATCTTGGATGGGAATACCCGAAAACCACACACTGGGGTCGCGTGAAGATGCACGAGTTCGGAAAGTTCAGTACCAGTGCACTGCGTAAGGCTATCGAGGACGGAGAGTATTCAGGCTGGGACGACCCACGGCTGCCAACCCTGCGTGCCCTTCGCAGAAGAGGTATTCTCCCCGAGGCAATTCGCAAGTTCTTTATAGAAATGGGTGTTGGTGAAACTGATATCAGCATCAGCATGGATACCCTTTATGCAGAGAACCGCAAACTCGTGGATCCGACTGCAAACAGGTACTTCTTCGTCTGGGATCCGGTTGAGATCGAGATCACAGGCAAGGAGCCCTGCACAGCAACCCCGCCCCTGCACCCCACAGAAAACCGCGGAAACCGTGAAATCGAGGCAGGTCCGAAGCTATACATTTGTAAAGAAGATGCGGACAAGCTCTCTGCTGGCTCGAAGATAAGGCTAAAGGATCTCTACAATGTTGAGATCACTTCTCTTGAACCCCTGCAGGCAGCTTACCTGAACGATTCCATTGAATCAGTGAAAAAAGAGAAGATGAGGATAGTTCACTGGGCACCTTCCAACGGAATACCCGTAACCGTGCTATCACCTGATGGTGAGTTCCACGGAACAGGTGAAAAGCAGATAGCTAATGAGCTGGACAATATGGTTCAGTTTGAGAGGTTTGGTTTCTGTCGCATTGACAGTGTCAATGAAGAAGTGATAGCATATTATACGCATAAATAAGGGATAAAAACTGTCCCTTTGCTTTTTTTCTTTATTTCAATTCCACACTACATTATATCAATCACTGAAAATCCTGTAGTAGGCCCTGTCTTCAAAAAACACAAGCACAGCTTCACAGCTGACAGAATCATAGTTGTTATCTGCTGCCTTCAGGCCCTTTGGCAACCATACTGCACGTCCTGAAAAACCTTTTTTCCTGAGAACTGCAATTGTTTCAAGCACCATAAGGGAAGGACATTTGCAATTCTCAACAAGAACTGAGTTATCATAATCAAGGCGAAAGTCTTCCCCGAACAACTCCATGCCTCTTTCGACATGGTACAGCTCTCTGTAATCATAACCCTCCTCCAGGCATTTATTAAGACGCAAGCTGCCACATTTTCTAATCCATTCGTTGTGATTTTTCTGTAGTTGCTCTTCACGAATGGCTTCCTCTTTTTGCCGCTTCTCAAAGAGCAGGGCAGTTTCACGTTCTTTTCTCAGGAATTCACGTCTGGCGTTTTCATTGTATGTTTTCAGCTGCTCCTTCGCCTCGTTCCATCTACTCATCCGCTGTCTGGCATCATCCAGTACTTCATTGATACAGATATCACATTCCAGCACACGGCGGGCTTTCAGGATAATCAGGTCCTTAATGTTCACTTTCCCTTTTTTCAGACGTGCCGGCCTGAACTCCCTCTCATATGTGCTTTCATCCAGTTTTTTACCTGCGGTATACACAAGGTCCTCAATCTCTATATCGCCCGATTCATCAAAAAGAGGATATTCCATCTCGATATCGAATATATATTTATGATCAAGACTTAAGGGGAGCACACCATATGCCACGGAAGGAAAAAACCTCACATCCAGCATCACTCCGGTGGAATAATGTTCATGCTCCATACCCTTTGCATGAAGCTTTGAATGGTCCATGGGACTTATGGGCCAGTGAAGAGATTGTTCTACCATACTTTCTTCAGAGACCGAGTCCTTCTTATCAGGACACAGTTTCACTCTTCCCTTTACTTCAGCCATTGAATCGTACATACCTGCTCACACATAATTTCATCTTGTTGGATCGTACTTAGCTGAAGATTTGATATCTCTGTATATTAAATTGAAGAAACTGTGGTGAAAGTATTAGCAAAACTCAGGCAGAAATCCGAAATAACATACAAACTGGAATAAGAAGAAAGTAGAAAATTAAAAAGAATCAGATCAGACAGATATCCAGGTTAATCCGGATCATGCAGAGCATTCCTGGACCATGATCTTTGAAGCCATCCCTTTTCCGAGCGCATAACTGCACCCGTTCAGCTCAACGATAAGGGAACCCATGTTGTCTCTCTTTATCCTGAGGAAAGAATTCTCGATAAATCCCATGGATATGAGGCGATTCATCAGGGAACGACCTGCGTTGATGGATACGATCTTACTTGTTTTGCCTTCAGGCATCATAACCAACGGCATTACTGGAGCCACCTTTTCACCTCTTATATTTTAAGTTGTCTTTCAGGACATGTTTTTACCATATTTGTCCTTTATAGGGATGCCTAACATCCTTTGACAAATCGATATAGTGTTTAATACTATATATAAGTTCCCGAGTACGAACAAAAGTTGACAATTAAACAAACTCACTTGAGTTAGTGACAGAAAGGATTTAAAGAATAGTTCATATCCATAAACCATGCCAAAAGACATGAAAAAAAGATCAGCACCGGAACTTGCAATGGGAGTCAGGAATATGGCTTCCCTCAAAGCTTGCAAAGATAATACCGATGCAGTCTACTTCTCCCTTGACAGGCTCAGTCTCAGGTCAAGGGCTCAGGACATCACAACAGATAATCTGGTCGATTTTGTAGAGAGTGTACATGAATACGGAATAAAGGCTTACCTTGCGGTAAATTCCGTGATTTACCCTGATGATCTGCAGGAACTGAACGAGGTGATGGAAACTGCGGCATCTGCGGAGGTTGATGCGGTGATTGTCTGGGACCCGGCAGCCATTATGAAAGCAGCAGCTAATGACCTGGAAATACATATATCCACCCAGGCAAACGTCTCAAACCAGGAAACCGTCAATTTCTATGAATCCATGGGTGCAAGCAGGGTGGTGCTTGCCAGGGAGCTCAGCCTGGACCAGATCAAGTATATCAGAGAAAACACAGACCTTGAACTGGAGGCTTTCGTACATGGTGCCATGTGCCAGGCAGTGTCAGGCAGATGTTACCTCTCGGCATACCTGCTGGGAAAGTCCGGCAACTGCGGAGAGTGCAGCCAGCCCTGCAGATGGGAATGGTCACTACATTCGGATAGCGGTGAGAAGGTGGATATCGAAGGAAAATATCTCATCAGTGCAAAGGACCTCTGCATGATAGAACACATTCCTGCACTGTTGGAAGCCGGTATTGACTCCTTCAAGGTAGAAGGGAGACTGCGCAACCCCGGCTACACTTCCACGGTTTCAAGATGCTACAGAAAAGCTATTGACGATTACTTTAATGGGACCTATAAGCCGGAGTCTGCGGCTTTGCTAAAAAAGGAAATGGAACTGGAATATAACCGCGGGTTTTCTACCGGATTCTACTTCGGCTACCCCGGACCTGAAGGGCTTGCATGCAATCATGATATGAACGCATCCCCTGTAAAGAGGGAAGCTGTGGGAATCGTGACAAACTTCTATCCGAAAAATAACGCAGCTTCCGTGAAACTTCTGGAACAGGGGCTCAGGACAGGAGATCAGATAATCATCGAAGGTAAGACCACCTATGTCGAGCAGGAAGTATTGTCCCTGATGGTCGAAGGAGAGAAAGTAAGTTCTGCGGAAAAAGGCATGGAAACCGGACTGGCTGTTGTTGACAGGGTCCGGAAGAACGACCGCGTGTTCAGGATAGAAAAGGATATCCACTGGAAGTAATAGGATTCCTCCAATGTCTTTGGTGATCTGTCAGTACAAAAGCATAAGTGTATAAATTAGTTGTACAATTGAGAAAAACAATGTTGAAACCAGGATCATTATTGACATTGTGGTCCTGAACTCCTCCCTGCCCCTGAGCAGGAAAAAAGTATGTGCCAGAAAAGCAAAGATACCGCTTAAAGAAACAAGCAGTGATATCAGCAAGCCATAATAGCTTCCCTGATATACAAGTACAAGGCCGTAAATAACTACGAAAAGGATTGGAAAATGAAGCAACAGGAATAAGTTTATACCTCCGGGCATCCTGAACAGTTTCCACTCTTCCCAGTATGCCGAATCGATCTCATGATTTATCAGGAGAATCGCATTCAACAAATAGATCCAGAATAATGTTCCACCCATAGTCCCTCTTTTTTAGATTGGTGTCCATTAAATATTAGTTTACAGGGAATAACAGACATCATGAAACTATATAGTTTATTTACAAAAATATATTTCTTCTAGACAAAACTTATCTCAATCTTAAACTATAGAAATCGGCAGAACCCGGAAAGGGTCTGATAAGCAAAGTATTGTCAGAAAATTTACCTTCTGATTCAGGTTCAATAAGGACAGGTAATATTATGGATACTCAAGATTCAGTAAATCAGCATGTTTTTGATAAAGCCAGATCTGCAGTCATTGATATCAACGATACAGAAGCCGCAGAAGCAGCCCGGGAAGCCCTTGATATGGGTCTGGATCCCGTGGATGTCATCGAGCAGGGATTCGTAGAGGGAATGAGGACCATGGGAGATATGTTCGAAGAAGGTAAGCTTTCTCTTATCCAGATACTTGCTGCCTCAAAGACCATGAACATAGGTATAGAGATACTGAAGACAAAGGTCATTGCAACAAATGATAACACAGGTTTTTTCGGTAACCTTGTTGTTAACTACTAAGGTCAGTATTAAAAAATCAAGACAACTTTACCGATTTCTCTTTTTCTCAACGATTATTATTTTACCAATATTCCAGGATAAAATTCATTTAAAGGCCTGAATATCCTGAATATCTTAATCCATCAGATCAATTGTGGCGTTTACAAGTATCTGCTGACTCAGTGGCATTGTCAGCAATATCCCGACTATATAGATCAATAGATTCAATGCAACAGGCCACTGCAAGAGCATTCCCGCATAATATGGAACCACCCCTGCAAGAGCGATCAAAGCTATAATAACACATAGTACCGTACTTGCTACAAAGTTCTCCTTTACAAGCTCTATGCTTTCTGACAGGGCATCCGTGATACCATATCTTTTGATCACAAACAGAGGTAGCACGAATAATATGAAGATAGCAGGTATCGAGACTATACAGGCCATGAGGATTGATATCACGACCATTAAAATAATGATAACAATCTCAGGCAGGATCACGCCGGCCAGCGTAAGAACTGCGACAATGGAAAGTCCCAGAACTACATAGAGCACTGCCCATATGATAAAAAACAGGATCATTATAGCAAACATCAGAATAGTATATATCCAGCTTCTAAGAAAATTACCCGAACAAAAACCCTCAAAAACATCGACGATCTTCACACTTTCCTGCCTTGCTCCCTTTGAGAGCATTAAGACAAATCCGTAAATAAGCGGAGGAGCGGTAATCAGCAGTATTGAACCAAAAGTAAGGATCAATGTTGCCGGCCCGTATACAGGCAGATTGTCAAGAACATTTCTGAAGGAGTTTTTGAGCAGTCGGTTATATTCCATTTTTCTGTCCTTCATTGTTAATATATAAAAGAGAAGTTATATATTATATTAAAATTTATGCATATTAGCTGATCACAGCGAGGGAAACATATGGACAAATTCATGCAGCTTGCAATAGAAGAAGCAAAAGAAGGACTTGAAGAAGGAGGAATTCCCATCGGGTCCGTCCTTGTAAAGGATGGCGAGGTCGTGGGGAAAGGCCACAACATGAGGGTACAGGAAAATGACCCCCTTGCACATGCTGAGATCGTGTGCATCAGGAATGCCGGAAGAATAGGAAAGTACAATGATACGGTTCTGTATTCCACACTGATGCCATGTTATCTCTGTGCCGGAGCTGCAGTTCAGTTTGGAATAAAGGAAGTCATTGTCGGTGAATCCGAGAACTTCGAGGGTGCTTCCGAATTCATGAAGGAACACGGGATCAATGTGACAGATCTCGATCTTGAAGAATGCAGAGAGATGATGGCTGAATTCATCCTTGAAAAACCGGAGATCTGGAACGAGGATATAGGAGAATGAAACAGAAATAAGAAGATTATGCTTTCCGGATGCTTGCCCAGAAAACACTGCCTCTGCCTTCCGGATTGTTATCGACTCCCACCCTTCCACCATGAAGGTCGATTGTCCTCTTTGCAATTGCAAGACCAAGGCCTGTGCCCTTAACACCTTTCTTTTTTTCGGATAAACGTTTGAAACGCTCAAAAACCCCTGATTTCTCACTGTCCGGTATACCGTCCCCGTTGTCGGTCACCTTTACTTTCCATTCCTCCCCAAGGTCTTCTATCTCAATTTTAATAATACTTTCAGATGGTCCGTACTTTATAGCGTTGGAAAGGTAGTTGGAGAAAACTCCTTCGATCACAGGATTCACCATTGACGGATAGGTCCTGTCAAGATCCATTTCCAGTGAGATGTTCTTTGATCCAAGCTCCATTTCGAAGTTATTAGCAACATCACATAGTATCGATCTCAGATCCATGGCTTTGAATTCAAGATGTTCAAGATCCTCAAGTTTGGCAAACTGAGCTGCAGACTCGATCATATCTATCAGCCTTTTGATATTGTTATTTATCAGTTTGAGCCTCTCAAGTCTGGCTGGATCAGTCTCATCCTGCATAAGCACAGTGGTAAATCCCTTTGCAATACCTGCCGGGTTCAGCAGATCATGTCTGAGAATATCGGTAAAGAGGTCTTTCATTTCATTAAGCGATTGCAGGTTCCCTGCATACTCTTTCAACTGTTTTTCCGCCTCTTTGCGCTGGGTGGTGTCCCTTACAATGCAGATTACACCGTTATCCAGAGCAGTCAGGGAGATTTCCTGGAAGAAACTGCTGCCATCTTTTCTCAGGCCAATGGATTCTCCTTTCCATTCACCTTTCACTGAAAATGCCGGTATCACAGTTTCATATATCTTTCTTATCTCAGATTCCCCATAGAGCATCTTCCAGGATCTGCCAAGGAGCTCATCCGGACTATCATATCCATGTATCCTGGCATGTGCGGCATTGACATATACATAGTGTCCGCGTTCATCAAGTATGGCAATGCCATCCACAGAAGATTCCATGGCAGTGGTCCTGTGCTTTAAGCATTCCTCTACCTTTTTGCGAAGGGTGATATCCTCACCCGAACTCAGGACCCCAACGGTATGACCGTTGTCATCTTTCAGGGACTTGCTATACCAGGAGATTATTTTTTCTTCTCCGTTCCTGGCCAGTACAGGTCCTTCCGAATAAACGATATCACCGTTATCCGAATGCATTATATCCAGATATTTTTCAAGGGATGTGGGACGGAAATATTCAGGTACGAAAGTGTCGAGCCATTTTTTCCCCAGTATCTCATTTTCTTCATATCCGAGTATCTCTGTTGCCCTTTTATTGACAAGGGTCACCTTCTGGTCCTTATCAAAAACAAGTATCATTACCCCCGCAACGTCAAGATAGCTCTGTGCCTGATCGCGTTCGAACATAATCCTGTCATGCAACGACTTAATTCTCAGAAGAGACATCACCCTCATCTTAAGCTCAAGTCCGTCAATGGGTTTTGTCAAAAAGTCATCCGCATGTGACTCCATACCTTTGAGACGATCTTCCCTTCCAGAGAGAGCAGTCACAAGAATAACAGGTATAAACTGGGTTTCTGCAGACTGCTTGATCATCTCACATACCTGATAACCATTCATATCCGGCATCATTACATCAAGAAGGACAAGATCCGGCCTCTCGACCACAGCCTTCTCAAATGCTTCCAGGCCGCCGTATGCGGTGATAATATCGTAGTCAGAACTAAGATACGCCTCAAGAAGTTCAACATTCATGGGCTCATCGTCTGCAATTAGTATCCTGGGTCTTACAGATGGGGTCATTTCAATCAAGCTTCAGCAAGTTCAGAGACATCGAAATGTCAATATAAATTATACAAGTACCAGAGCTGCATATAGATTTAATAGTAATTATACATATCCGTAAAAAATAAGAAAAAGATATGTGCCGGCAATTAACTTACTGACAACAATCAATCTTTTTTACATCATGATTATGAGCATAAGCAGATCGACATGCAGAGACACTTATTTATACTTCCGACCAGAATTTTGATTTGATCAGACCAGGCAGATCTTATGCAAATATCCTGCTACGACATGGAGCAGATCAAAAAATTTAGTCTGGCCTGAAAATGGAGTATGAGCGAACAGGGGGACCATGTCATTATTCGAAGAATTGACCTGTCTTTTATGGTCAAGGTACTCTGTATAATGCTGGTAAGCTGCAACGTTGCAGCTACCGGCGATATTGAGAAAGAGCACGCAGACATCTACAGCCGGAATAATGTAAAGACAGCTTTGCCTGTGCCTTACTACGATCAGGGAGATACAAGCTGGTGCCTTTATTCCTGTCTTTCAATGATGCTCAGCTACAATAACAGAAATATCGAACCATGGGAAATTGCCTCATATTTCGATTCGGGACATGACGAGACCTTCGAGGGTCAGTACAATGTATTTGACAATTCACTGGAGAACTATTTCAGCGAAAAATGTTCTATTCAAATAAAAAGAACGGTGTGGGGTTTTAACATCGGTAATTTCGATGTTGAAAATTTCGATTCCCGGATAAGAGAAAATATTGACAGAGGACAGCCTGTTTTGCTTGCGTTCCAGTACACTGACCCTGCCGGTGCGAAGAAAGGACATGCTATTGTTGCGACTGGTTACGATGAAGAATGTATATATCTGACAGATCCCAGTGGTGCTATTACAGAGGACTTCTTCGCACATAAAGAAGGACACATTGCCGTACCCGTTAGCTGGTATGAGTTCAATGAGAGACTTGTCAGAGAAATAATGCTGACAAACCTTGCATTTACCATAGAGATCACAGAAGATGCACCTTCAAGCAGTCCTGATGGGTCCATATATCTGGTTGACAGCACGGACCATAACTACAGTCATGTGTATTTCACAAATCGCTCCAACAAAAATGATGTCGGCCTTTTGCGCCTTGACGGGAAATATGAAAACGGTTACCTTATTGTCAGGCAGGACAATATTTCCAGAGAAAGAAAGATCTCTTTACAGGACAGCATGAGCCTTTACTTTACAGTTGCCAACCCGACCCCTGAACAGAAAAACTATACCGTTACCAGTGAAGTGGTCAGCAAAGAATCCGGCAATAAGATAGATAACTTCTTTTTTTCAAGCGAGATAGAAGTTGAAGGTGGCAAAGACCTCTCAAAGGGAATCAACTATTCAAATCAGATTGAAAAGCTTCCCGCCGGAGACTATTCTTTTACTTTAATACTTTCTGATGATAAAGGAAAGCATATTGATTCGCTATCATTCGAGCTATATATTCCCTGAAAATGTATCAGTACTCAGGAATCCTTTATTCAATAGAGAAATATTAAATGGAATCCAGATAGTGAAGAGGTCGATATATACAAGTCAATAATATAAATATCTATTAAATAATTACACATCAAAAAAATACCGCATAAA
The window above is part of the Methanolobus zinderi genome. Proteins encoded here:
- a CDS encoding glutamate--tRNA ligase; translated protein: MTLTDDDKKTVEKYALQNAVKYGQAPQIGAVMGRVMGECPHLRSKAKEVTPFIQEILTEVAKGNPDQWQARLEEIAPELIEELCAKKEPDKGLKELDIEEGQKVVMRFAPNPNGPPTLGSTRGIVVNSEYVKKYGGKFIIRFDDTDPQTKRPMLEAYDWYIDDCKWLGADPDEVVIASDRVPVYYDYAKKLIEMGHAYVCFCDGADFKKFKDAKEPCPHRDVSPEENLEHWEKMTAGEYEEKSAVLRIKTDIRHKDPALRDFGAFRIVKTPHPRPEVGDKYCVWPLLDFEGAIEDHELGMTHIIRGKDLMDSEKRQTYIYDYLGWEYPKTTHWGRVKMHEFGKFSTSALRKAIEDGEYSGWDDPRLPTLRALRRRGILPEAIRKFFIEMGVGETDISISMDTLYAENRKLVDPTANRYFFVWDPVEIEITGKEPCTATPPLHPTENRGNREIEAGPKLYICKEDADKLSAGSKIRLKDLYNVEITSLEPLQAAYLNDSIESVKKEKMRIVHWAPSNGIPVTVLSPDGEFHGTGEKQIANELDNMVQFERFGFCRIDSVNEEVIAYYTHK
- a CDS encoding FeoA family protein, which codes for MAPVMPLVMMPEGKTSKIVSINAGRSLMNRLISMGFIENSFLRIKRDNMGSLIVELNGCSYALGKGMASKIMVQECSA
- a CDS encoding peptidase U32 family protein, whose product is MPKDMKKRSAPELAMGVRNMASLKACKDNTDAVYFSLDRLSLRSRAQDITTDNLVDFVESVHEYGIKAYLAVNSVIYPDDLQELNEVMETAASAEVDAVIVWDPAAIMKAAANDLEIHISTQANVSNQETVNFYESMGASRVVLARELSLDQIKYIRENTDLELEAFVHGAMCQAVSGRCYLSAYLLGKSGNCGECSQPCRWEWSLHSDSGEKVDIEGKYLISAKDLCMIEHIPALLEAGIDSFKVEGRLRNPGYTSTVSRCYRKAIDDYFNGTYKPESAALLKKEMELEYNRGFSTGFYFGYPGPEGLACNHDMNASPVKREAVGIVTNFYPKNNAASVKLLEQGLRTGDQIIIEGKTTYVEQEVLSLMVEGEKVSSAEKGMETGLAVVDRVRKNDRVFRIEKDIHWK
- a CDS encoding DUF6713 family protein produces the protein MGGTLFWIYLLNAILLINHEIDSAYWEEWKLFRMPGGINLFLLLHFPILFVVIYGLVLVYQGSYYGLLISLLVSLSGIFAFLAHTFFLLRGREEFRTTMSIMILVSTLFFSIVQLIYTLMLLY
- a CDS encoding B12-binding domain-containing protein; protein product: MDTQDSVNQHVFDKARSAVIDINDTEAAEAAREALDMGLDPVDVIEQGFVEGMRTMGDMFEEGKLSLIQILAASKTMNIGIEILKTKVIATNDNTGFFGNLVVNY
- a CDS encoding nucleoside deaminase, yielding MDKFMQLAIEEAKEGLEEGGIPIGSVLVKDGEVVGKGHNMRVQENDPLAHAEIVCIRNAGRIGKYNDTVLYSTLMPCYLCAGAAVQFGIKEVIVGESENFEGASEFMKEHGINVTDLDLEECREMMAEFILEKPEIWNEDIGE
- a CDS encoding PAS domain S-box protein, which translates into the protein MTPSVRPRILIADDEPMNVELLEAYLSSDYDIITAYGGLEAFEKAVVERPDLVLLDVMMPDMNGYQVCEMIKQSAETQFIPVILVTALSGREDRLKGMESHADDFLTKPIDGLELKMRVMSLLRIKSLHDRIMFERDQAQSYLDVAGVMILVFDKDQKVTLVNKRATEILGYEENEILGKKWLDTFVPEYFRPTSLEKYLDIMHSDNGDIVYSEGPVLARNGEEKIISWYSKSLKDDNGHTVGVLSSGEDITLRKKVEECLKHRTTAMESSVDGIAILDERGHYVYVNAAHARIHGYDSPDELLGRSWKMLYGESEIRKIYETVIPAFSVKGEWKGESIGLRKDGSSFFQEISLTALDNGVICIVRDTTQRKEAEKQLKEYAGNLQSLNEMKDLFTDILRHDLLNPAGIAKGFTTVLMQDETDPARLERLKLINNNIKRLIDMIESAAQFAKLEDLEHLEFKAMDLRSILCDVANNFEMELGSKNISLEMDLDRTYPSMVNPVIEGVFSNYLSNAIKYGPSESIIKIEIEDLGEEWKVKVTDNGDGIPDSEKSGVFERFKRLSEKKKGVKGTGLGLAIAKRTIDLHGGRVGVDNNPEGRGSVFWASIRKA
- a CDS encoding C39 family peptidase; translated protein: MSEQGDHVIIRRIDLSFMVKVLCIMLVSCNVAATGDIEKEHADIYSRNNVKTALPVPYYDQGDTSWCLYSCLSMMLSYNNRNIEPWEIASYFDSGHDETFEGQYNVFDNSLENYFSEKCSIQIKRTVWGFNIGNFDVENFDSRIRENIDRGQPVLLAFQYTDPAGAKKGHAIVATGYDEECIYLTDPSGAITEDFFAHKEGHIAVPVSWYEFNERLVREIMLTNLAFTIEITEDAPSSSPDGSIYLVDSTDHNYSHVYFTNRSNKNDVGLLRLDGKYENGYLIVRQDNISRERKISLQDSMSLYFTVANPTPEQKNYTVTSEVVSKESGNKIDNFFFSSEIEVEGGKDLSKGINYSNQIEKLPAGDYSFTLILSDDKGKHIDSLSFELYIP